A section of the Candidatus Margulisiibacteriota bacterium genome encodes:
- the rnpA gene encoding ribonuclease P protein component has translation MVNIKKLLKKEEIDLVFEKGEKIVSPFFVCYLYRADQVDLIDYLIIASKKVGIAVKRNRAKRILRVMVNNTKDFLVSRNVKHIILIARKDILKKKSTELVDMVLKKLERIGG, from the coding sequence ATAGTTAACATAAAAAAATTACTCAAAAAAGAAGAAATTGACCTTGTATTCGAAAAAGGAGAAAAGATAGTTTCACCTTTTTTTGTTTGCTATCTTTATAGAGCTGATCAGGTTGATCTGATAGACTATCTTATAATAGCCAGCAAAAAAGTCGGCATAGCAGTCAAAAGAAACAGAGCTAAAAGAATCCTTCGAGTAATGGTAAATAATACAAAAGATTTTTTAGTTAGTCGTAATGTTAAACATATTATTTTAATTGCCAGAAAAGACATTTTAAAGAAAAAATCAACAGAGTTAGTGGATATGGTTTTAAAAAAATTAGAGAGGATCGGGGGATGA
- a CDS encoding 50S ribosomal protein L34: MKMNMKQKSRKRKRVHGFRARMKTNGGQNIIKSRRSKGRYQLAA, from the coding sequence ATGAAAATGAATATGAAGCAAAAATCAAGAAAACGAAAAAGAGTACATGGTTTCAGAGCAAGAATGAAAACAAATGGTGGACAGAATATTATAAAAAGCCGACGATCTAAGGGTAGGTATCAGTTAGCGGCCTAA
- a CDS encoding membrane protein insertion efficiency factor YidD: MNVNYLTKVIIKLISSYQLISSYWPARCRFYPTCSQYAKDSFFKYGLLKGFNLTIKRLSKCHPFHPGGIDPVM; this comes from the coding sequence ATGAACGTTAATTATTTAACGAAAGTCATTATAAAACTGATCAGTAGTTATCAATTAATTTCTTCTTACTGGCCTGCTCGATGCCGTTTTTATCCAACTTGTTCACAATATGCTAAAGATTCTTTTTTTAAATATGGATTATTAAAAGGGTTTAATCTAACAATAAAACGATTATCCAAGTGCCACCCATTTCATCCGGGTGGAATCGATCCTGTTATGTAA